One stretch of Chiroxiphia lanceolata isolate bChiLan1 chromosome 1, bChiLan1.pri, whole genome shotgun sequence DNA includes these proteins:
- the GLIPR2 gene encoding Golgi-associated plant pathogenesis-related protein 1 isoform X1, with translation MGKSASKQFAEEVLKAHNDCRKKHGVPPLKLCKKLNRGAQQYAEELATTRVLKHSSESANGKCGENLAWASYDQSGKDVADRWYSEIKNYSFQNPGFSSGTGHFTAMVWKNTKKMGVGKASASDGSTFVVARYDPAGNVVNPGYYEENVLPPRK, from the exons CTTCCAAACAATTTGCTGAAGAAGTCTTGAAAGCACACAATGACTGCAGGAAGAAACACGGAGTTCCCCCCTTAAAACTCTGCAAGAAGTTAAACAGAGGAGCCCAACA GTATGCAGAAGAACTGGCTACTACAAGGGTCCTCAAGCACAGCTCTGAGTCTGCTAATGGAAAATGTGGTGAAAACCTAGCATGGGCATCCTATGACCAGTCAG gaaAGGATGTGGCTGACAGATGgtacagtgaaataaaaaattacagctttcaAAACCCAGGGTTTTCTTCTGGGACAG gTCACTTCACAGCAATGGTTTGGAAGAATACAAAAAAGATGGGAGTTGGAAAAGCATCTGCTAGTGATGGCTCAACGTTTGTGGTGGCTAGATATGATCCAGCTGGAAATGTAGTAAATCCAGGCTATTATGAAGAAAATGTCCTTCCTCCaagaaagtaa
- the GLIPR2 gene encoding Golgi-associated plant pathogenesis-related protein 1 isoform X2, whose protein sequence is MAAAKDGQWISRYAEELATTRVLKHSSESANGKCGENLAWASYDQSGKDVADRWYSEIKNYSFQNPGFSSGTGHFTAMVWKNTKKMGVGKASASDGSTFVVARYDPAGNVVNPGYYEENVLPPRK, encoded by the exons ATGGCTGCAGCTAAGGATGGCCAATGGATTTCCAG GTATGCAGAAGAACTGGCTACTACAAGGGTCCTCAAGCACAGCTCTGAGTCTGCTAATGGAAAATGTGGTGAAAACCTAGCATGGGCATCCTATGACCAGTCAG gaaAGGATGTGGCTGACAGATGgtacagtgaaataaaaaattacagctttcaAAACCCAGGGTTTTCTTCTGGGACAG gTCACTTCACAGCAATGGTTTGGAAGAATACAAAAAAGATGGGAGTTGGAAAAGCATCTGCTAGTGATGGCTCAACGTTTGTGGTGGCTAGATATGATCCAGCTGGAAATGTAGTAAATCCAGGCTATTATGAAGAAAATGTCCTTCCTCCaagaaagtaa